A part of Aegilops tauschii subsp. strangulata cultivar AL8/78 chromosome 2, Aet v6.0, whole genome shotgun sequence genomic DNA contains:
- the LOC109781452 gene encoding uncharacterized protein, with the protein MPGPGAHLLYALSGGAALSRLAGGGRRFGPHHCAVYAANAFLGPDLGAFAEWLASFLPAAAAAAAAGDLAMAAVHHPFYYPLLLGLPLACLYAWLSRWLLRAGLLDAPAGVALSRRQCFLLIAAGSLSHFFLDHLFEENGHSTMYTWILSTGWWKGRAPINPDAVFVVGLLCVCLIGGFVYINRVEHGKSVTEKSNQSFFLILVIATLYCMWCASQIYLRNPPQPAIGEEADLGVIIFLAIYLFLPHGLCVLSMNQKDYNEALDGLPL; encoded by the exons ATGCCGGGGCCGGGGGCGCACCTGCTGTACGCGCTGTCCGGCGGGGCAGCGCTCTCGCGGCTCGCCGGCGGTGGCCGCCGCTTCGGCCCGCACCACTGCGCCGTCTACGCCGCCAACGCCTTCCTCGGCCCGGACCTCGGCGCCTTCGCCGAGTGGCTCGCGTCcttcctccccgccgccgccgccgccgccgccgcgggggACCTCGCCATGGCCGCCGTCCACCACCCCTTCTACTACCCGCTCCTCCTCGGCCTCCCGCTCGCATGCCTCTACGCGTGGCTCTCCCGCTGGCTGCTCCGCGCCGGCCTCCTCGACGCGCCCGCCGGG GTAGCATTAAGCAGAAGACAGTGCTTCTTGCTAATCGCAGCCGGCTCGCTCTCCCACTTCTTCTTGGATCACTTGTTTGAG GAAAATGGCCATTCTACAATGTATACTTGGATACTGAGCACTGGTTGGTGGAAAGGACGCGCTCCTATCAATCCAGATGCAGTGTTTGTTGTCGGCCTTCTTTGCGTTTGCCTCATTGGGGGATTTGTGTACATTAACAG AGTGGAGCATGGAAAGTCAGTGACTGAAAAGTCAAATCAATCTTTCTTTCTCATCCTGGTGATAGCCACCCTGTACTGTATGTGGTGTGCCAGCCAGATATACCTGCGAAATCCCCCTCAACCCGCCATAGGTGAAGAGGCTGATCTTGGAGTGATAATATTTCTTGCAATTTATCTTTTTCTCCCGCATGGCTTGTGTGTCTTATCGATGAACCAAAAAGATTACAATGAAGCATTGGATGGACTGCCACTTTGA
- the LOC120973521 gene encoding probable receptor-like protein kinase At5g18500, which yields MHTGYEVLLGCLVAAVIIGFVVIYCHIRRRTRKIKSSKRDIEVGTASVEYEEVTCKQMSVKEIYAATENLHLSNIIGQGIAGKVYKGMLANGWPVAVKHIIKNEHAETFVREVTSLSHVKHPNLVSLRGYCDGQEECFLVYELCVNGNLSEWLFGKDKSLSWTQRLQIALGSACGLWFLHIFPEGCIVHRDIKPTNILLGVDMEPKLADFGLSRVIDIGVSHVSSEVRGTFGYVDPEYRHNHRVNAAGDVYSFGMVLLQLLSGERAINIMNTAKPMSLDKMASLLIREGNVLEFADPRLKGEYSVDAFDLCLKLALSCTGHKQQRPSMEQVVSRLEKALEISMRDDDKRNNISMVESFA from the exons ATGCATACAG GATATGAAGTACTGCTTGGGTGCCTCGTCGCGGCGGTGATCATCGGGTTTGTCGTCATTTACTGCCACATCAGGAGAAGAACACGCAAGATCaaatcatcaaaaagggatattg AGGTTGGTACGGCGTCTGTTGAGTATGAGGAGGTTACCTGCAAGCAGATGTCAGTCAAAGAGATATACGCTGCAACTGAGAACTTACACCTTTCAAACATCATCGGGCAGGGAATTGCAG GGAAAGTGTACAAAGGAATGCTTGCAAATGGCTGGCCTGTTGCCGTGAAGCACATAATTAAGAATGAACATGCAGAAACCTTCGTAAGGGAAGTTACAAGCCTCTCACATGTCAAGCATCCAAACCTTGTGTCATTAAGAGGTTACTGTGATGGGCAGGAAGAGTGCTTTCTTGTGTATGAGCTATGCGTCAATGGTAACCTATCAGAATGGCTATTTG GGAAGGATAAGAGCCTGTCATGGACTCAGAGACTTCAGATCGCACTTGGCAGTGCTTGCGGCCTTTGGTTCCTTCACATATTCCCTGAAGGCTGCATTGTTCACCGAGACATCAAG CCAACAAATATACTTCTTGGGGTTGATATGGAGCCCAAACTCGCGGACTTTGGACTGTCGAGAGTCATCGACATAGGCGTATCCCACGTGAGCTCTGAAGTTAGAGGAACTTTTGGCTACGTCGACCCAGAGTACCGCCACAACCACAGGGTGAATGCTGCAGGGGATGTATACAGCTTTGGTATGGTGCTCCTGCAGCTCCTGTCAGGAGAGCGAGCAATCAATATCATGAACACTGCCAAGCCAATGTCACTGGACAAAATG GCTTCTTTGCTCATCAGAGAGGGAAATGTGTTGGAATTTGCCGATCCTAGGCTCAAGGGCGAATACTCGGTAGACGCATTTGATCTCTGCCTGAAGCTTGCTCTGTCATGCACCGGCCACAAGCAGCAGCGACCATCCATGGAGCAAGTTGTGTCTAGGCTAGAGAAGGCTCTAGAAATTTCCATGAGAGACGATGATAAGCGCAACAACATCAGTATGGTCGAGTCCTTTGCATAG
- the LOC109781450 gene encoding uncharacterized protein — protein MGRRSSFFCAIFSFSRRSRRYAYVDDEDSDWEQPPAPGLRKVRSSDEDSGWWVGERDVDQKAADFIASFRQRSLVA, from the coding sequence ATGGGAAGGAGGTCGTCCTTCTTCTGCGCCATATTCAGCTTCTCGCGGAGGTCGAGGCGGTACGCCTACGTCGACGACGAGGATAGCGACTGGGAGCAGCCGCCGGCGCCGGGGCTGCGCAAGGTCAGGTCCAGCGACGAGGACTCCGGGTGGTGGGTCGGCGAGCGCGACGTCGACCAGAAGGCCGCCGACTTCATCGCCAGCTTCCGCCAGAGGAGCCTCGTCGCCTGA
- the LOC109781454 gene encoding probable inactive ATP-dependent zinc metalloprotease FTSHI 3, chloroplastic — protein sequence MASLPPLSAAAASLLRHHVCFRHPTSSRSCFANSESYGCCGGVPDAGRYARLRLRWRGPVRAKVGEVEKDQGADLGLRADQPKSLRRRLRLRPRLRVLRWRLLRLLSPRELAGDAAAALRRAIRRVPPPAVASVVLGALLLAARLTLPKNPAQEVAYADLLAGLRAGAVTAVAFEEDSRRIYFSKAEDVGSGEDEHETGRGAAVPKWPYYARRVPHDEGFLLGLMREGGVDYRSAPRPAGRLLVDMLTTLLTLWLSLLPMMWFLQRQMSSGGSADKRRRPRKQQVGFDDVQGVDEAKEELVEIVSCLRGSLNYKKLGARLPRGVLLAGPPGTGKTLLAKAVAGEAGIPFFSVSASEFVEMFVGRGAARVRELFKEAKEAAPSIIFIDELDAVGGSRGRSFNDERDQTLNQLLTEMDGFDSDVKVIVMAATNRPKALDSALCRPGRFSRKVFVGVPDLEGRRKILAVHLRKVPLEEESEIICDLVANVTPGLVGADLANIVNEAALLAARRGGDIVAREDIMDAIEREKYGVNGRQKGPDSAREGLTKLFPWLPKPGNKPSNPDDFQGLMGYHTLS from the exons ATGGCGTCTCTTCCCCCCTTATCCGCTGCCGCTGCCTCTCTCCTGCGGCACCACGTCTGCTTCAGGCACCCCACTTCTTCCCGGAGCTGCTTCGCTAACAGTGAGAGCTATGGATGCTGCGGCGGAGTGCCTGATGCCGGGCGTTACGCGAGGCTGCGATTGCGGTGGAGGGGCCCGGTACGTGCCAAGGTCGGCGAGGTGGAGAAGGACCAGGGCGCCGATTTGGGGCTCCGCGCGGACCAACCCAAGAGCCTGCGGCGGCGCCTGCGGCTCAGGCCGCGGCTGCGCGTGCTGCGGTGGCGTCTCCTGCGGCTGCTGTCGCCGCGGGAGCTCGCGGGCGACGCCGCGGCGGCGTTGCGGCGGGCCATCCGTCGCGTGCCGCCGCCCGCGGTCGCGTCGGTCGTCCTGGGGGCTCTCCTGCTCGCCGCGCGGCTCACGCTGCCTAAAAACCCGGCCCAGGAGGTGGCCTACGCGGACCTCCTGGCGGGGCTGCGCGCGGGCGCCGTGACCGCCGTCGCGTTCGAGGAGGACTCCCGCCGCATCTACTTCAGCAAGGCCGAGGACGTCGGCAGCGGCGAAGACGAGCACGAGACCGGTAGGGGCGCCGCCGTGCCGAAGTGGCCGTACTACGCGAGGAGGGTGCCGCACGACGAGGGGTTCCTGCTGGGGCTGATGCGGGAGGGCGGGGTGGACTACCGGTCTGCTCCAcggccggcggggaggctgctGGTGGACATGCTGACCACGCTGCTCACGCTGTGGCTCTCACTGCTGCCGATGATGTGGTTCTTACAGAGGCAGATGTCGTCTGGGGGCAGTGCGGACAAGCGCCGCCGGCCCAGGAAGCAGCAGGTAGGATTTGACGATGTCCAGGGCGTGGATGAAGCCAAGGAGGAGCTTGTCGAG ATAGTGAGCTGCTTGCGTGGTTCACTGAACTACAAGAAGCTGGGAGCAAGATTACCCAGGGGTGTTCTGCTTGCTGGCCCTCCTGGAACTGGGAAAACTTTGCTGGCGAAGGCAGTTGCAGGAGAGGCTGGAATTCCATTCTTCTCTGTTTCTGCTAGCGAATTTGTCGAAATGTTTGTTGGAAGAGGAGCAGCCCGTGTAAGGGAATTATTcaaggaagccaaagaagctgCTCCGTCAATCATTTTTATTGACGAACTTGATGCTGTTGGTGGAAGCAGAGGTAGAAGTTTTAATGATGAGAGGGACCAAACCCTAAATCAG CTGCTTACTGAAATGGATGGTTTTGACTCGGACGTGAAAGTTATTGTCATGGCTGCTACTAATAGACCTAAGGCTCTGGATTCTGCTCTTTGTCGGCCTGGTCGCTTCTCAAGAAAGGTTTTTGTTGGTGTGCCTGATTTGGAAGGCCGCAGAAAGATTTTAGCTGTTCATCTCAGAAAAGTTCCTTTAGAAGAGGAATCCGAAATAATTTGTGATCTGGTAGCTAATGTGACCCCAGGATTGGTTGGTGCAGATCTAGCAAACATTGTTAATGAGGCTGCTCTACTAGCTGCTCGAAGAG GTGGTGATATTGTGGCTCGGGAGGATATAATGGATGCCATTGAGAGGGAAAAATATGGGGTCAATGGTAGACAAAAGGGTCCTGATTCTGCAAGAGAAGGCCTTACCAAGTTATTTCCATGGTTACCTAAACCTGGAAATAAACCATCAAATCCAGATGATTTTCAAGGACTTATGGGTTATCATACGTTAAGCTAA